The Streptomyces kanamyceticus genome window below encodes:
- the rpmA gene encoding 50S ribosomal protein L27 encodes MAHKKGASSTRNGRDSNAQRLGVKRFGGQVVNAGEILVRQRGTHFHPGSGVGRGKDDTLFALDAGAVEFGTHRGRKVVNIVPVAV; translated from the coding sequence ATGGCACACAAGAAGGGCGCATCGTCCACTCGGAACGGGCGCGATTCCAATGCTCAGCGGCTCGGCGTGAAGCGCTTCGGCGGTCAGGTCGTCAACGCCGGTGAGATCCTGGTCCGCCAGCGCGGTACCCACTTCCACCCGGGCTCGGGCGTCGGCCGCGGCAAGGACGACACCCTGTTCGCGCTGGACGCGGGTGCGGTGGAGTTCGGCACCCACCGTGGCCGCAAGGTCGTGAACATCGTTCCGGTCGCCGTCTGA
- the rplU gene encoding 50S ribosomal protein L21 produces MYAIVRSGGRQHKVAVDDIVEVDKISTAKVGDTVELSTLLVVDGDAVTSDPWVLAGIKVQAEVVDHHKGVKIDILRYKNKTGYRRRQGHRQQYTAIKITGIPTAAK; encoded by the coding sequence GTGTACGCCATCGTGCGCAGCGGTGGTCGCCAGCACAAGGTTGCTGTCGACGACATCGTTGAGGTTGACAAGATTTCCACTGCCAAGGTTGGCGACACGGTCGAGCTCTCGACCCTGCTCGTTGTCGACGGCGACGCTGTGACCAGCGACCCGTGGGTCCTTGCCGGCATCAAGGTGCAGGCCGAGGTCGTGGACCACCACAAGGGCGTCAAGATCGACATCCTGCGGTACAAGAACAAGACCGGCTACCGCCGTCGTCAGGGTCACCGTCAGCAGTACACGGCGATCAAGATCACCGGTATCCCGACGGCTGCGAAGTAA
- a CDS encoding phospholipase D-like domain-containing protein has product MAHARLWGTGRHRAVKPVKGARQAVALATVLSAAGLQAVGSAGAAQADTTPTWTEGPVFNDPKGDAEHQYAIRTRLLELTNSAVPGSTIKVAVYHVWEAGVVDALVAAKNRGVHVQMLLDESSRSDRPANTSYNTLKTALGTDRSKPSFVSLCPAGKSCLGDPRYGKSIMHNKFWLFSEVKGARDVVVQTTSNSTPSAHTKFFNDALLLPDNPAMYDAYAEYFTDMLGKRWQDWDYRTVSSGRYKSYFFPRNGTVNETDTMYSVLNNVQCSYKDAAGVKQQTKVRAAIFKITRKQIADKLVALKKAGCSVSILYAETDSAKSQNGTPGTWEQLHKAGGPSVRCYNDDRDLLNPGGRLTTPYIIHSKYLLIDGGYDGKRNKLSFTGSQNYTAPALRENDEAIVKVDDDSVHDTYRAHFDRTRAVAWPGSADKTDLCKGVKPLPPDGENPTT; this is encoded by the coding sequence ATGGCGCATGCGCGCCTGTGGGGCACGGGGCGACACCGTGCGGTGAAACCGGTCAAGGGCGCACGCCAGGCCGTGGCGCTCGCCACGGTCCTCTCGGCGGCGGGGCTCCAGGCCGTGGGGTCCGCGGGGGCCGCTCAGGCGGACACCACGCCGACCTGGACCGAGGGCCCGGTCTTCAACGACCCGAAGGGCGACGCCGAGCACCAGTACGCGATACGCACCCGGCTCCTCGAACTGACGAACTCCGCGGTGCCCGGCTCGACGATCAAGGTCGCGGTCTACCACGTGTGGGAGGCCGGCGTCGTCGACGCCCTGGTGGCCGCCAAGAACCGCGGTGTGCACGTGCAGATGCTCCTCGACGAGAGCAGCAGGAGCGACCGCCCGGCGAACACCTCGTACAACACGCTCAAGACGGCGCTCGGCACCGACAGGAGCAAGCCGTCGTTCGTGTCGCTCTGCCCGGCGGGGAAGTCCTGTCTGGGCGATCCGCGGTACGGCAAGTCGATCATGCACAACAAGTTCTGGCTGTTCTCCGAGGTCAAGGGCGCCAGGGACGTCGTCGTACAGACCACGTCGAACTCCACGCCGTCGGCGCACACGAAGTTCTTCAACGACGCGCTGCTGCTGCCCGACAACCCCGCGATGTACGACGCGTACGCGGAGTACTTCACCGACATGCTCGGCAAGCGCTGGCAGGACTGGGACTACCGCACGGTCAGCAGCGGCCGCTACAAGTCGTACTTCTTCCCGCGCAACGGCACGGTGAACGAGACCGACACCATGTACTCCGTCCTGAACAACGTGCAGTGCTCGTACAAGGACGCGGCGGGCGTGAAGCAGCAGACCAAGGTGCGGGCCGCCATCTTCAAGATCACGCGGAAGCAGATCGCCGACAAGCTCGTCGCCCTGAAGAAGGCGGGCTGCTCGGTGAGCATCCTGTACGCCGAGACGGACAGCGCCAAGAGCCAGAACGGCACCCCGGGCACCTGGGAGCAGCTGCACAAGGCGGGCGGTCCCTCCGTGCGCTGCTACAACGACGACAGGGACCTGCTGAACCCGGGCGGCAGGCTCACGACGCCGTACATCATCCACTCGAAGTACCTGCTGATCGACGGCGGCTACGACGGCAAGCGGAACAAGCTCTCCTTCACCGGCTCGCAGAACTACACGGCGCCCGCGCTGCGCGAGAACGACGAGGCGATCGTGAAGGTCGACGACGACTCGGTGCACGACACCTACCGCGCGCACTTCGACCGCACGCGGGCGGTGGCCTGGCCGGGCAGCGCCGACAAGACCGATCTGTGCAAGGGCGTCAAGCCGCTGCCGCCGGACGGCGAGAATCCCACCACGTGA
- the proB gene encoding glutamate 5-kinase, producing MAAARQSVAEARRVVVKIGSSSLTTASGGLDADRVDALVDVLAKSRGGGEREIVLVSSGAIAAGLAPLGLVRRPKDLARQQAAASVGQGLLVARYTASFARYGVRVGQVLLTSDDMARRAHHRNASRTLDQLLAMGALPVVNENDTVATDEIRFGDNDRLAALVAHLVHADLLVLLSDVDGLYDGDPAKPGTSRISEVAGPADIAHVQIGSAGKAGVGTGGMVTKVEAARIAAAAGIPVVLTSASQAGDALAGRATGTYFHRTGRRSADRLLWLQHASEPRGALTLDDGAVRAVVEGRKSLLPAGIAAVEGDFGAGDPVELRDAEGRPVARGLVNFDAKELPQLLGRSTRDLARELGPAYEREVVHRDDLVLLHG from the coding sequence GTGGCAGCGGCAAGGCAGTCAGTGGCAGAAGCGCGGCGGGTCGTCGTCAAGATCGGTTCCTCATCCTTGACCACCGCATCGGGGGGCCTGGACGCGGACCGCGTTGACGCGCTGGTCGACGTACTGGCCAAAAGTCGCGGAGGCGGTGAGCGCGAGATCGTGCTCGTCTCGTCCGGTGCCATCGCGGCGGGGCTCGCGCCGCTCGGTCTGGTGCGGCGCCCCAAGGACCTCGCCCGGCAGCAGGCCGCCGCCAGCGTCGGCCAGGGCCTGCTCGTGGCCCGCTACACCGCGTCCTTCGCGCGCTACGGCGTACGGGTCGGTCAGGTGCTCCTGACCTCGGACGACATGGCGCGCAGGGCCCACCACCGCAACGCGTCCCGCACCCTCGACCAGCTCCTGGCGATGGGCGCGCTGCCCGTCGTGAACGAGAACGACACCGTGGCGACCGACGAGATCCGCTTCGGCGACAACGACCGGCTCGCCGCCCTCGTCGCCCACCTCGTCCACGCCGACCTGCTCGTCCTGCTCTCCGACGTGGACGGTCTGTACGACGGCGACCCCGCGAAGCCGGGCACGTCGAGGATCTCCGAGGTCGCCGGGCCCGCCGACATCGCGCACGTACAGATCGGCAGCGCGGGCAAGGCGGGCGTCGGCACCGGCGGCATGGTCACCAAGGTCGAGGCCGCGCGGATCGCCGCGGCCGCCGGGATCCCGGTGGTGCTCACCTCCGCGAGCCAGGCGGGCGACGCGCTCGCGGGCCGCGCCACGGGGACGTACTTCCACCGCACGGGACGCCGCTCGGCCGACCGGCTCCTCTGGCTGCAGCACGCCTCGGAGCCGCGCGGCGCGCTCACCCTGGACGACGGGGCGGTGCGCGCGGTCGTCGAGGGGCGCAAGTCGCTGCTTCCCGCGGGGATCGCCGCGGTCGAGGGTGACTTCGGCGCGGGCGACCCGGTCGAACTGAGGGACGCCGAGGGGCGCCCTGTCGCGCGCGGACTGGTGAATTTCGACGCCAAGGAACTCCCGCAGCTGCTCGGCCGCTCCACCCGGGACCTGGCGCGCGAACTAGGACCTGCGTACGAACGAGAGGTCGTGCACAGGGACGACTTGGTCCTGCTGCACGGGTAG
- the obgE gene encoding GTPase ObgE yields MTTFVDRVELHAAAGNGGHGCASVHREKFKPLGGPDGGNGGRGGDVILVVDQDVTTLLDYHHSPHRKATNGQPGAGDNRSGKDGQDLVLPVPDGTVVLDKEGNVLADLVGQGTTFVAGQGGRGGLGNAALASARRKAPGFALLGVPGEERDVVLELKTVADVALVGYPSAGKSSLISVLSAAKPKIADYPFTTLVPNLGVVTAGSTVYTVADVPGLIPGASQGRGLGLEFLRHVERCSVLVHVLDTATLESDRDPVSDLDVIEAELREYGAGLENRPRIVVLNKIDVPDGQDLADLVRPDLEERGYRVFEVSAVAHKGLKELSFGLAELVGAARAAKPKEEATRIVIRPKAVDDSGFTVKREEDGIYRVRGEKPERWIRQTDFNNDEAVGYLADRLSRLGVEDELMKAGARNGDGVAIGPEENAVVFDWEPTMMAGAEMLGRRGEDHRLEAPRPAAQRRRDREAERDEAQREYDDFNPF; encoded by the coding sequence ATGACCACCTTCGTGGACCGCGTCGAGCTGCATGCCGCCGCGGGTAACGGGGGCCACGGCTGTGCCTCCGTCCACCGTGAGAAGTTCAAGCCGCTCGGCGGCCCCGACGGCGGCAACGGCGGTCGCGGCGGCGACGTGATCCTGGTCGTCGACCAGGACGTCACCACGCTCCTCGACTACCACCACAGCCCGCACCGCAAGGCCACCAACGGCCAGCCCGGCGCCGGTGACAACCGCTCCGGCAAGGACGGCCAGGACCTGGTCCTGCCCGTCCCCGACGGCACGGTCGTCCTCGACAAGGAAGGCAACGTGCTCGCCGACCTGGTCGGCCAGGGCACCACCTTCGTCGCGGGCCAGGGCGGCCGCGGCGGCCTGGGCAACGCGGCGCTCGCCTCCGCCCGGCGCAAGGCCCCCGGCTTCGCGCTGCTCGGTGTGCCCGGCGAGGAGCGGGACGTCGTCCTGGAGCTCAAGACCGTCGCCGACGTCGCGCTCGTGGGCTACCCGAGTGCGGGCAAGTCCTCGCTGATCTCCGTGCTGAGCGCGGCGAAGCCGAAGATCGCGGACTACCCGTTCACCACGCTCGTCCCCAACCTCGGTGTGGTGACGGCGGGTTCGACCGTCTACACCGTCGCGGACGTGCCGGGGCTCATCCCCGGCGCCAGCCAGGGCCGCGGCCTCGGCCTTGAGTTCCTGCGGCACGTCGAGCGGTGCAGCGTGCTCGTGCACGTCCTGGACACGGCGACCCTGGAGTCCGACCGCGACCCCGTCTCCGACCTCGACGTCATCGAGGCCGAGCTGCGGGAGTACGGCGCGGGCCTGGAGAACCGTCCTCGCATCGTCGTCCTCAACAAGATCGACGTACCCGACGGACAGGACCTCGCCGACCTGGTCAGGCCCGACCTGGAGGAGCGCGGCTACCGCGTCTTCGAGGTGTCGGCCGTGGCGCACAAGGGCCTCAAGGAGCTGTCCTTCGGCCTTGCCGAGCTGGTCGGGGCGGCGCGTGCCGCCAAGCCGAAGGAGGAGGCGACCCGCATCGTCATCCGTCCCAAGGCCGTCGACGACTCCGGCTTCACGGTCAAGCGCGAGGAGGACGGCATCTACCGCGTGCGCGGCGAGAAGCCGGAGCGCTGGATCCGCCAGACCGACTTCAACAACGACGAGGCCGTCGGCTACCTCGCGGACCGGCTCAGCCGCCTCGGCGTCGAGGACGAGCTGATGAAGGCGGGCGCCCGCAACGGCGACGGCGTCGCCATCGGCCCCGAGGAGAACGCGGTCGTCTTCGACTGGGAGCCGACGATGATGGCCGGTGCGGAGATGCTCGGCCGTCGTGGCGAGGACCACCGCCTCGAAGCGCCCCGGCCTGCCGCTCAGCGGCGCAGGGACCGCGAGGCGGAGCGGGACGAGGCGCAGCGCGAGTACGACGACTTCAACCCGTTCTAA
- a CDS encoding Rne/Rng family ribonuclease, with the protein MLEPNEPAEGSQNNNTPSDTLPPRRRRRAASRPAGPPGGKTAAAEAPAIPAAPAADEIEEVEETEEVAEATEAPAQAAEPTPEPEAAPAPRTRRRATRRASAPAGAPQAAEVTEPAEAAAPAAEPAPEPEAAPAPRARRRATRRATAPTGAPQAADEQAPAAAEAPAKPVVDEAEAAPVADDAAPRRSRRRATRSASAPAGEPKAAEQAAAAEPAAKAEKTEKAAKQAPVEEAAEAEAAPAPRRRRATRKTAATGFSAPAGHKARKAQSADDSGEDGGRKPARPAVAVFQAPVFAAPMFQTPESAAAAAAAEAAEEPEERVEQVEAAAPVVEEETAPRRRRRRRAADEQPAAAEEREPAKAAAEQPADEPVEEAAAEQPEADDDNEDSGERQGRRRRRGGRRRRRGDSADQDGEQNDASDEAAAEQSDEDATDDAEQDADDAEEAESASESGGSGSSSSRRRRRRRRRAGDSAEGEPGDGDPERTVVKVREPRKKEEREPGTGADEVQSIKGSTRLEAKKQRRREGREQGRRRVPIITEAEFLARREAVERVMVVRQNGERTQIGVLEDNVLVEHYVNKEQATSYVGNVYLGKVQNVLPSMEAAFIDIGKGRNAVLYAGEVNFEALGMANGPRRIESALKSGQSVLVQVTKDPIGHKGARLTSQVSLPGRYLVYVPEGSMTGISRKLPDTERARLKTILKKIVPEDAGVIVRTAAEGASEDELRRDVERLQQQWEDIQKKAKAASTSSPSLLYGEPDMTVRVVRDIFNEDFSKVIVSGDEAWGTIHGYVSHVAPDLADRLSKWTSEVDVFATYRIDEQLAKALDRKVWLPSGGSLVIDKTEAMIVVDVNTGKFTGQGGNLEETVTRNNLEAAEEIVRQLRLRDLGGIVVIDFIDMVLESNRDLVLRRLLECLGRDRTKHQVAEVTSLGLVQMTRKRVGQGLLESFSETCVHCNGRGVIVHMEQPTSAGGGGKRKKRGRGGSEHGQDNGHEHTHEHETESADAVETEAEVAAEVAAPVALPEPEFVPDEELYSSAAEAEAAVSRGRSRRRATRRASAPAGAPRAESAPVEAPEAEPERAEAPRAASKRSGKKAKAAQKAAKAELTAEAEAEVKEPVVVEDEAPRAAAPAAEDPVVAAPEAVEAAQEAAAQAPVDDAAPKGRTRRRAVRKATSPAGSPKAAESAEAAEVVVAQAPKESVEAEPVAEPVAEPVADAAPARPRRRAVRKATAPTASEETAVMVVPSEKAAEKAPEKAAEKPASDAAADAPAEEAAPAKKAARKTAKKATAKKAATKATTAKKTAAKKTAAKKTTAKKASKTTAKKAAAAEQSPSGVSATAASEG; encoded by the coding sequence ATGCTTGAGCCGAACGAACCCGCCGAGGGCTCGCAGAACAACAACACCCCCAGCGACACCCTGCCGCCGCGTCGTCGGCGCCGTGCCGCTTCGCGCCCCGCGGGTCCGCCCGGGGGCAAGACGGCGGCCGCCGAGGCCCCGGCCATACCGGCCGCCCCCGCCGCCGACGAGATCGAAGAGGTCGAAGAGACCGAAGAGGTGGCCGAGGCCACCGAGGCTCCGGCGCAGGCCGCCGAGCCCACCCCCGAACCCGAGGCCGCCCCGGCGCCGCGTACGCGCCGTCGTGCGACCCGCCGCGCCTCCGCCCCGGCCGGTGCGCCGCAGGCCGCCGAGGTGACGGAGCCCGCCGAGGCCGCCGCGCCCGCCGCCGAGCCCGCCCCGGAGCCCGAGGCCGCCCCTGCGCCGCGCGCCCGGCGCCGTGCGACCCGTCGCGCCACCGCCCCCACCGGTGCGCCGCAGGCCGCCGATGAGCAGGCCCCCGCGGCCGCCGAGGCCCCCGCCAAGCCGGTCGTCGACGAGGCGGAGGCCGCGCCGGTCGCCGACGATGCCGCGCCGCGCCGTTCGCGCCGCCGCGCCACCCGTAGCGCTTCCGCGCCCGCCGGTGAGCCGAAGGCCGCCGAGCAGGCCGCTGCTGCCGAGCCCGCCGCGAAGGCCGAGAAGACCGAGAAGGCCGCGAAGCAGGCCCCCGTCGAGGAGGCCGCAGAGGCCGAGGCCGCCCCGGCCCCGCGCCGTCGCCGCGCCACCCGCAAGACCGCCGCCACCGGCTTCTCGGCCCCCGCGGGCCACAAGGCCCGCAAGGCCCAGAGCGCCGACGACTCCGGTGAGGACGGCGGCCGCAAGCCCGCCCGCCCCGCCGTCGCCGTCTTCCAGGCGCCGGTGTTCGCCGCGCCGATGTTCCAGACCCCGGAGAGCGCCGCCGCGGCGGCCGCCGCCGAGGCCGCCGAGGAGCCCGAGGAGCGCGTCGAGCAGGTCGAGGCCGCCGCCCCGGTCGTGGAGGAGGAGACGGCTCCCCGCCGTCGCCGCCGCCGTCGTGCCGCGGACGAGCAGCCCGCGGCCGCCGAGGAGCGGGAGCCCGCCAAGGCCGCCGCCGAGCAGCCCGCCGACGAGCCCGTCGAAGAGGCCGCCGCCGAGCAGCCCGAGGCCGACGACGACAATGAGGACTCCGGCGAGCGCCAGGGCCGTCGCCGTCGTCGTGGTGGCCGTCGCCGCCGCCGCGGTGACTCCGCCGACCAGGACGGCGAGCAGAACGACGCGTCCGACGAGGCCGCCGCCGAGCAGTCCGACGAGGACGCGACGGACGACGCCGAGCAGGATGCCGACGACGCGGAGGAGGCCGAATCGGCTTCGGAGTCCGGTGGTTCCGGCTCCAGCAGCAGCCGTCGCCGGCGCCGCCGCCGTCGTCGCGCCGGTGACTCCGCCGAGGGCGAGCCGGGCGACGGCGACCCGGAGCGTACGGTCGTCAAGGTCCGTGAGCCGCGCAAGAAGGAAGAGCGCGAGCCCGGCACCGGCGCCGACGAGGTCCAGTCCATCAAGGGCTCGACCCGCCTGGAGGCCAAGAAGCAGCGCCGCCGCGAGGGCCGTGAGCAGGGCCGTCGTCGTGTGCCGATCATCACGGAGGCCGAGTTCCTGGCGCGCCGTGAGGCCGTCGAGCGCGTGATGGTCGTCCGCCAGAACGGCGAGCGCACCCAGATCGGCGTCCTTGAGGACAACGTGCTCGTCGAGCACTACGTCAACAAGGAGCAGGCCACCTCGTACGTCGGCAACGTCTACCTGGGCAAGGTCCAGAACGTGCTGCCGTCCATGGAGGCCGCCTTCATCGACATCGGCAAGGGCCGCAACGCGGTCCTGTACGCCGGTGAGGTCAACTTCGAGGCGCTCGGCATGGCCAACGGGCCGCGCCGCATCGAGTCCGCCCTGAAGTCGGGCCAGTCGGTCCTCGTGCAGGTCACCAAGGACCCGATCGGTCACAAGGGCGCCCGTCTGACCAGCCAGGTCTCGCTGCCGGGCCGCTACCTCGTGTACGTCCCCGAGGGCTCGATGACCGGCATCAGCCGCAAGCTGCCCGACACCGAGCGCGCGCGTCTGAAGACCATCCTCAAGAAGATCGTCCCCGAGGACGCGGGCGTCATCGTGCGCACCGCCGCCGAGGGCGCGAGCGAGGACGAGCTGCGCCGTGACGTCGAGCGTCTGCAGCAGCAGTGGGAGGACATCCAGAAGAAGGCGAAGGCGGCCTCGACGAGCTCGCCGAGCCTGCTGTACGGCGAGCCGGACATGACCGTCCGCGTCGTGCGCGACATCTTCAACGAGGACTTCTCCAAGGTCATCGTCAGCGGTGACGAGGCGTGGGGGACCATCCACGGCTACGTCTCGCACGTCGCGCCCGACCTGGCGGACCGCCTCTCCAAGTGGACGTCCGAGGTCGACGTCTTCGCGACGTACCGGATCGACGAGCAGCTCGCCAAGGCGCTCGACCGCAAGGTCTGGCTGCCCAGCGGTGGTTCGCTGGTGATCGACAAGACCGAGGCGATGATCGTCGTCGACGTCAACACCGGCAAGTTCACCGGGCAGGGCGGAAACCTCGAAGAGACCGTCACCAGGAACAACCTGGAGGCGGCCGAGGAGATCGTGCGCCAGCTGCGCCTGCGTGACCTCGGCGGCATCGTCGTCATCGACTTCATCGACATGGTCCTTGAGTCGAACAGGGACCTGGTCCTGCGCCGTCTCCTGGAGTGCCTGGGCCGCGACCGCACCAAGCACCAGGTGGCCGAGGTCACCTCGCTGGGTCTCGTGCAGATGACCCGCAAGCGCGTCGGCCAGGGCCTCCTTGAGTCCTTCTCCGAGACCTGCGTCCACTGCAACGGCCGCGGCGTCATCGTGCACATGGAGCAGCCCACCTCCGCCGGTGGCGGCGGCAAGCGCAAGAAGCGCGGGCGCGGCGGCTCCGAGCACGGCCAGGACAACGGCCACGAGCACACGCACGAGCACGAGACGGAGAGCGCGGACGCCGTCGAGACCGAGGCCGAGGTCGCGGCGGAGGTCGCCGCTCCGGTGGCGCTGCCCGAGCCCGAGTTCGTCCCGGACGAGGAGCTGTACAGCAGCGCGGCCGAGGCCGAGGCGGCCGTCTCCCGTGGCCGTTCGCGGCGCCGGGCGACCCGTCGCGCGTCGGCTCCCGCCGGTGCGCCGCGGGCGGAGTCCGCTCCGGTCGAGGCGCCGGAGGCCGAGCCCGAGCGGGCCGAGGCCCCCAGGGCCGCTTCGAAGAGGTCGGGCAAGAAGGCCAAGGCGGCGCAGAAGGCGGCCAAGGCCGAGCTCACGGCCGAGGCCGAGGCCGAGGTCAAGGAGCCGGTCGTCGTCGAGGACGAGGCGCCGCGTGCGGCGGCCCCGGCCGCCGAGGACCCGGTGGTCGCCGCGCCCGAGGCGGTCGAGGCCGCGCAGGAGGCCGCCGCCCAGGCGCCCGTGGACGACGCCGCGCCCAAGGGCCGTACGCGTCGTCGCGCGGTCCGCAAGGCGACGTCGCCCGCAGGGTCGCCGAAGGCCGCAGAGAGCGCCGAGGCCGCCGAGGTGGTCGTGGCGCAGGCACCCAAGGAGTCGGTCGAGGCCGAGCCGGTGGCGGAGCCCGTCGCCGAGCCCGTGGCCGACGCCGCGCCTGCCCGTCCGCGCCGTCGTGCGGTGCGCAAGGCCACCGCGCCGACCGCGTCCGAGGAGACGGCCGTGATGGTCGTCCCCTCCGAGAAGGCCGCGGAGAAGGCGCCTGAGAAGGCCGCCGAGAAGCCCGCGTCCGACGCGGCCGCCGACGCCCCCGCCGAGGAGGCCGCTCCGGCCAAGAAGGCGGCGCGCAAGACGGCCAAGAAGGCGACGGCGAAGAAGGCCGCCACCAAGGCCACCACCGCCAAGAAGACCGCGGCCAAGAAGACGGCCGCCAAGAAGACGACGGCCAAGAAGGCGTCGAAGACGACGGCGAAGAAGGCCGCGGCGGCGGAGCAGTCGCCGTCCGGTGTCTCCGCGACCGCCGCCAGCGAGGGCTGA
- a CDS encoding SCO2584 family spore wall biosynthesis protein produces MPEDVGGTPSFPDGGEPDDDRDRGGADEEFASVVFDEDFVRAAEIHEPTAVERLLAAAQARAEASEAEARRARTRGPGHDSPDDDLYEDGFGVDGAEFGADDDLDDAYEHDPFEERYGRPGRHLGRARWHRPVAWMLALVMGIGMVALAFTAVYRGASSSRQERVPAPASTEVGQSADKEPSTAPSASAEFGGAAVPAVPRTP; encoded by the coding sequence GTGCCGGAGGACGTGGGGGGCACGCCGTCGTTCCCTGACGGCGGGGAGCCCGACGACGACCGCGACCGCGGGGGTGCGGACGAAGAGTTCGCCTCCGTGGTCTTCGACGAGGACTTCGTGCGGGCCGCGGAGATCCATGAACCGACCGCCGTGGAGCGGCTGCTCGCCGCCGCGCAGGCCCGCGCCGAGGCCTCCGAAGCGGAAGCCCGCAGGGCCCGCACCCGGGGCCCCGGCCACGACTCTCCGGACGACGACCTCTACGAGGACGGTTTCGGCGTCGACGGCGCGGAGTTCGGCGCGGACGACGACCTTGACGACGCGTACGAACACGACCCCTTCGAGGAGCGGTACGGCCGCCCGGGCCGCCACCTGGGAAGAGCCCGCTGGCACCGCCCCGTCGCCTGGATGCTCGCCCTCGTGATGGGCATCGGCATGGTCGCGCTCGCCTTCACCGCGGTGTACCGAGGCGCCTCGTCCAGCCGCCAGGAGAGGGTGCCCGCACCCGCCTCCACCGAAGTCGGGCAGAGCGCCGACAAGGAGCCGTCGACCGCGCCCTCCGCCTCCGCCGAGTTCGGCGGCGCCGCCGTCCCCGCGGTGCCGCGCACGCCATGA
- a CDS encoding glutamate-5-semialdehyde dehydrogenase, giving the protein MTSLSPVSPYDNLSPVAQAAYRARGAGATLAPLPRSVKDDALLAIADALEVRTAEIVEANAKDTARAREAGTSESIVDRLTLTPERVRAIAADVRDVAALPDPVGEVVRGSTLPNGIDLRQVRVPLGVVGIIYEARPNVTVDAAALCLKSGNAVLLRGSSSAYASNTALVRVLRDAVHGAGLPADAVQLVPGENRDSVRELMRARGLVDVLIPRGGASLIKTVVEESTVPVIETGTGNCHVYVDAQADLDMAVDILINSKAQRPSVCNSAETLLVHRDIADAFLPRALDALAEAGVTVHADERVLTYAEGSKATVVPATTEDWETEYLSYDIAAGVVDTLEQAVEHIRLWTSGHTEAIVTTSQQAARRFTQLVDSTTVAVNASTRFTDGGQFGFGAEIGISTQKLHARGPMGLPELTSTKYIVTGDGHIR; this is encoded by the coding sequence ATGACGTCGCTCTCTCCCGTCTCGCCCTACGACAACCTCTCGCCGGTCGCTCAGGCCGCCTACCGCGCCCGCGGCGCCGGGGCCACGCTCGCGCCACTGCCGCGCTCCGTCAAGGACGACGCGCTGCTCGCGATCGCCGACGCCCTCGAGGTGCGGACCGCCGAGATCGTCGAGGCCAACGCCAAGGACACCGCGCGCGCCCGCGAGGCCGGTACCAGCGAGTCGATCGTGGACCGGCTCACCCTCACCCCCGAGCGGGTCCGCGCCATCGCCGCCGACGTGCGCGACGTGGCGGCCCTGCCCGACCCCGTCGGCGAGGTCGTCCGCGGCTCGACCCTGCCCAACGGCATCGACCTGCGCCAGGTCCGCGTCCCGCTCGGCGTCGTCGGGATCATCTACGAGGCCCGCCCGAACGTCACCGTGGACGCGGCCGCCCTCTGCCTGAAGTCCGGCAACGCCGTGCTCCTGAGGGGCTCGTCGTCGGCGTACGCGTCGAACACGGCCCTGGTGCGCGTGCTGCGCGACGCGGTGCACGGGGCGGGCCTGCCCGCCGACGCCGTCCAGCTCGTCCCCGGCGAGAACCGTGATTCCGTACGGGAGTTGATGCGCGCCCGCGGCCTCGTCGACGTGCTCATCCCGCGCGGCGGCGCCTCGCTGATCAAGACCGTCGTCGAGGAGTCCACCGTCCCGGTCATCGAGACCGGCACCGGCAACTGCCACGTGTACGTGGACGCGCAGGCCGACCTCGACATGGCCGTCGACATCCTGATCAACTCCAAGGCGCAGCGCCCCAGCGTCTGCAACTCCGCCGAGACGCTGCTCGTGCACCGGGACATCGCCGACGCCTTCCTGCCGCGCGCCCTGGACGCCCTCGCCGAGGCGGGCGTCACCGTCCACGCCGACGAGCGCGTCCTCACGTACGCGGAGGGCAGCAAGGCCACCGTCGTGCCCGCGACGACCGAGGACTGGGAGACCGAGTACCTCTCGTACGACATCGCCGCCGGTGTCGTCGACACCCTGGAGCAGGCCGTCGAGCACATCCGCCTGTGGACCTCCGGGCACACCGAGGCCATCGTCACCACCTCGCAGCAGGCCGCGCGCCGCTTCACGCAGCTCGTGGACTCCACGACGGTCGCCGTGAACGCCTCCACGCGCTTCACCGACGGCGGCCAGTTCGGCTTCGGCGCCGAGATCGGCATCTCCACGCAGAAGCTGCACGCGCGCGGGCCGATGGGGCTGCCCGAGCTCACCTCGACGAAGTACATCGTGACGGGCGACGGTCACATCCGCTGA